TCGGGTTTTACGCTATATCTTTTTTTCGTGCCTCAAAAAGGATGCCGCTTCAACCCCTCACGTGGTGTACTTCTGCCATTTTAGCACAAACTTTAAACTTGGTTAACTATTTGCTATCTTTAATTTCATGAATGACCAAGACCATTTTAAATTTTCAACAGGTGTTATAGCATACCCTATTTTTTTTGTGCTTACTATTTGGTTGGTATTTTGGGTGGAAGTTCGTTTTGGTTTCAACTTTAGTAAGTTAGGTATTTATCCACAAACCCTAAAAGGATTACGTGGTGTTTTATTGAGTCCTTTTATTCATGGGAGTGTACAGCATTTATATCATAACACCATTCCGTTGTTTGTATTGTCAATGGCTTTATTTTATTTTTATAGGCGAATAGCTTGGAAAGTTTTATTTTTCGGAATTTTAATTTCAGGTTTTTTAACTTGGTACATTGGCAGACCTTCCTACCACATAGGAGCCAGTGGATTAATATACGTTTTGGTAAGCTTTATATTTTTTAAAGGTGTTTTCGCAAAACATTATCGACTTATTGCCTTATCATTATTAGTAATTTTCATGTATGGAAGTATGATTTGGTATGTATTACCATTGGAAGAAGGCATTTCGTGGGAAGGTCACTTATCCGGGTTAGTTACAGGGTTACTGTTTGCATTAACTTTTAGAAAAGTTATAGAAAAACCTGAAAGATATGTTTGGGAGCAAACCGATTATAACGAAGCGGAAGATCCGTTTTTAAAACATTTTGATGAAAATGGTAATTTTATTGAAAACCTAAATCAAGAAGTAGAGGAGGAGCAACCAATTGTTAATTATACTTTCAAAGAAAACAAGAAATAGTTAAAAAATTTAAGAAAGTCTTTGTCTTACCACTTCATATAAAAAAGCACCGCAAGCTACCGATACATTTAAAGATTCAATTTCACCGAGTATAGGTAGTTTAGCTTTTGCATCAACTACTTTTAAAATGGACGGGTTAATACCTCTATCTTCCGATCCCATGATAATAGCACATGGTTCGGTAAAAGAAACATCATATAGCGTATCATCTGTTTTCTCGGTAGCAGCAATAACTTTGATGCCCGATGATTGCATATAGAAAACAGCATCTTTAATATGGTCAACCTTACAAATAGGTATTTTAAAAACAGCACCTGCACTTGTTTTAATAGTGTCTCCATTTACAGGAGCACCACCTTTTTTTTGGATGACTATACCATTTACACCAGTACATTCTGCAGTACGGATAATAGCACCAAAATTTCGAACATCACTTAGCTGATCTAGCAATAAAAACAAAGGGGTTTTCCCAGACTCCATCACACTCATAACAAGTGTTTCTAAATCATGAAATTCTATAGGAGAAATTTGAGCAACAACACCTTGATGGTTTTTGTTAGTAAGCCTGTTTAATTTTTCAACAGGAACATAGGATATGTTTATAGAGTTTCTGTTAATTAGCGATTCTAATTCGCTAAAAAGCTCACCTTTTAACCCTTTTTGAAGAAATACTTTATCAATAGTTTCACCTGCATTTATAGCTTCAATAGCGGCTCGTATTCCAAAAATTTGTGTCTGGTTTTCCATGGGGTAAAGGTATAAAAAAAGACTGCCAATTTTAATATTGACAGTCTTGATTATTTTAATTTATAAAAAGTATATTTATTTTTGATCCCACCAAACTTTGTCTGTTTCATGATCGATGTCTGGTACATTATCTGTATTATTTAATAATGGATCAGTCGAATATGGAAACCTTTCTGGAATTTGATCGGCAAACGTAACAAGAGGTAAAGGAATTACAGGATATCCTGTACGTCTATAGTCGTTGTAAGTTTCTATTTGTAAAAAATTAGCGATATACTTTTGTTCGATAATCATTTTTTGTGCATCTTCTAAATTTACGGGTAGTACTAGGGTGTTAGTAAAATCTGTAATTTCAGTTGGAGTTAAAATAATAGCCCCATTTGCAACAACTTTTTCTAAATTTGCTTTAACTGCATTTCTTAAGAACGTTTGAGCAGTTGGAAAGGCACTTTTAAATGCATGAGCTTCAGCAGCTATAAATAACAACTCACTATATGTCATCATATCAACTTTACTCGTATTTTTTATAAAATAACCAGCACCACTTAAAGTTCCTTCGGCTTTTACATTAGAAACTGAAGATTTAGAATTAACTTGTATTGTTACTCCATTTTCGGCACCCACTATTAAATCATCTTCTTGTGTAAGCGCATAAGCATCTAATCGTGGATCTGAATTGGAGTTAAGTAAATCTACCATAAACTTATTTATGTATACAATCTGCCATTTATCTTCCCATTGAGCCCATGGGTTATTAGCATCTTCTTTATCTTCAAATGCAAATCCAGCATCATCACTATTAGAAGCAAAACCATCAGATAGGTATGATAAAGCCAAATCCGCTTGTCCATTCCCTTTAGCATAAATAAGACGCAAAGCATATCTAGCTCTTAGACTATTAGCTAGCTTTTTCCATTTTGTTAAACTTCCATTATATAGCAAATCCTTCTTAACAATAAGTCCTGAATTTATAGCATTTGTTAAATGTGTATTGGCCTCGTTTAGAAGCTGATCAATAGCAGTATATAATGCTTCCTGATTATCAAATTTAGGTTTTAAAATTGCTGGATTAAAAGCTTCAGACCATGGAGCTTCATCCCAAAAATCAGCTAGAATAGCAACAGTATAAGCTTGAACGACTTTGCCAATTCCAATATATTGTTCATTCTCATTTGCTTCAGCTTTGCTAACCATGTTTGCAGCATCTTTTAAAACGCCCGTATAAATGGTATATTGCCATGTATTATTTGTATCGGAATCATCAATATATAAAGTTGAAATGTCTCTTGTTATTCCAGAACTTGCAATTTGTTGCGTCCAAAGACTTGCTGCTCTTGCAGGGTATCCACCTGCTAATTCGTAAGAAAGTTGAGCCAAAATACCAGGTAAAATAACATCTTCGGTAATTTGAGAATCAGAAGGAGAATCTGGATCTGTATTTACATCTAAATAATCAGAGCAGCTATTTGTAGTAATGCTTAACAAAAGTATAATACTTAAGTTAAATATTTTTTTATTTATATTTTTCATGACTGTAATTTGTTAAAATGTTAAGTTAAGTGTTAAACTATAACTTTTGTTTGATGGAATCTGAAAATTAGTAATTCCTTGACCATTTCCGCTTCCATATAAACTTAATTCAGGATCAGATCCAGTAAATGAGTCGTGAGATTTAATCCATAAATTTCTACCTGACGCACTAATTGATACAGCTTTAAAACCTGTTTTTGAAATAAATGCTGTTGGAACAGTGTAAGAAAAAGTCACGTTTCTTAATTTAATATAGTCAGTTTTCTGTACAAATTCTTCATCGCCAGCATAACCAGACCAGTAAGTAAAATCTTTTTTAACTGGGATGGTATTTACCGCTCCAGTAGATTCTATCACCCCATTTATTATAACATCTTTCTCTCTATCGGCGGTTAAAATTGATGTACCGTAGTAAGTTTTATAATATTCGTCAAGGTTATACATTTTACCTCCAACACGCATATCCATAACTGCTGATAATTTAAAAGCCTTGTATTCAAAACTTGTAGATAAACCTCCAGTCCAGTCTGGTGTAACAGTTCCTGCGTTTCCTATATTGTCGACTTGTACATAACCATCATCATCTAACAACAATTGGCCATCGTCATTTCTCTTGTATAAAGTAGTCCAAATTACGCCATAAGATTCTCCTTTTCTTATAAAGATACCAGGATTAGTAAAACCTGCAAGTCTTACAGATTCAACACCATCTGCTAATTCTAAAACTTCACTCTCATTTTTAGAATAATTTAAATTCAAATCCCATTTAAAATCTTCAGTTTGAATAGGTGTTAAGTTTAAACTTAATTCAACTCCTTTGTTTTGTATTGCGCCGGCATTTTTATAGATAGAATTAAATCCAGTTGATGATGCTAAAGGAACCTCAAAGATTTGATCTTCACTTCTTCTGTCGTAATAACCAGCTTCAATACCTACTCTATTTTTAAATAGTTGTAAATCAAGACTTATTTCATATTCATTTGTAAATTCTGGTGTTAATTCAGGGTTTCCTTTAATAGCACTTTGAACATAACTTCCAACTCCTTGAAATGGGAAATTAATATTTCCTCTCTGTCCATCACCAGGATTAGCTTTAATATAGCTCGTTTGGGTTGCATATTCAGGAGCATCGTTTCCTACTCTAGAGTAAGAACCTCTAAGCATAGCACGATTTAAAACACCTTGAACTTGAAATACTTTTGCTAAATCAAGACCTAAACTCCCTGAGTAATAGAAAAATGAATTTTTATTTGAAGGTAATGAAGATGACCAGTCATTTCTACCAGTTAAAGTCAAGAATAACAAATTATCATAGCCTAAATTAGCTTGTGCATAGAAAGAATAACTTCTTTTTTCTAAAGTAAGTTCATCAGTTTGTAAAGACGTAGCATTAGACAAATCATAAAAACTAGGGATGATAAATGAAGTTCCTTCAGAATATAATGTAGAATTTTTTCTGTCGAAGAGATTGTAACCCACTAAATAGTCAGCAGTTATTTTCTCACTGAAATCTTTATCTATTGTTAATATAACGTCAGTATTGAAATCACGACTTTTTCTATTTGTCTCAAGTATTCTTCCACTACTGTAAGTGCCAAAAAGACCAGCGTTTTCATAAGATTTTGAATCATATAAATCAAAATCTAAACTTGAAATAGCCTTCAATTGTATCCAATCCTTAATTTTATAAGATAAGGCTAAAGAGGGTTGAAATCTATTTCCTGTGGTTAGAAAACCTGCATTTTTTAACAAATAGTATGAGTTATTTCTACTTGTTGTATGTGCTCTTTGGGCACCGTCCTCATCGGTTGCAGGAAGTGAATTGTAAGATATAGGTGTTGATGAAAGATTGTTCATTATAGATGTTCTTCCATTTCCTTCAAAAGGTCTGTCGTTTTCAGTATTAGTATAGCTAATTTTGCTATCTATACTAATTTTATTTGTAATTTGATGAGAAGAATTCAGAAGGAATGAATACCTGTCAAAAGAATTTGTGGGAACCGTACCTTTTTGATTATAAATTCCAACAGAGGCATAATAAGATGATTTATCACTACCACCTTGTACACTTAAAGAATTATCAAATGTAGTACCTGTATTAAAAAATTCATATGGATTATAAGTTTGTATGCCATTTTCAGAGGCTTTAGGACCCCAACTTAAAGATGTTTGATTACCAGGTTCTCCCGTATAAAATACACCGCCAATTCCTTGAGCATATTCCTTTTGATATTCAGGTTCTATGATAGTACTTAGTGTTGTAGTTGTTTTGAAATTAACTGTTGGAGTAGTGTTATTACGACCTTTATGAGTCTCAATAACAATAACACCATTTGCAGCACGAGAACCATAAAGAGCAGATGCTGCAGCACCTTTAAGTATAGATATATTCTTGATTTGATCAGGAGCAATATTGATTGTGCCTCCAGGAGCACTACCATAGAATAATGCTTGGTCACTATCTCTCGCGTCAAATAAACTTTCACTATTCGAAACAGGTACACCGTCAATAACATATAATGGTGAATTGTCGAAATTTAAAGAAGATACGCCTCTAATTAAAATTCTAGAAGAACCACCTGCTAAAGCAGAAGAACTATTAATTTGTATTCCTGTAGTTTTTCCAGCTAAAGCGTTGACAAAATCTGCTTCGTTAGATTTTATAACTTCTTCGGTGTCAACTTTTGAAACAGAATAAGCAAGTTTACTTGGGTCTTTACTAATACCCAAGGCAGTAATAACCACTTCTTCCAAGACAGCGGCATCTTCGCTCAACTGTACATTGATTGAGTTTGATGCATCTACTTTTATCTCTTTAGTTGTATACCCAACAAAACTAAATACTAGAGTAGACTCTTGATTCGCTCTTATTAAATATTTTCCATCGAAATCGGTAGAAGTACCTGTAGAGGTGCCTTTTACTAAGACTGTGGCTCCAGGAAGCGGTAATCCAGAATCATCTGATACAGTACCTGAAATAGTCTTTTCTTGTGCAAACGTTAGTTGCACGACAAACGCTAGTAATAGCGTTAGAATTCCACTAAACTTTGTTTTCATTTTATAATTATTTGAATTAGTCAATGGCAAAAATCACAATAAAAAGTTAATAAAACAATAAATAATGGTTAAAATGTGCTTTTTTGTTTTTTTTTAGCTAAATATAAATTTTCAGACCAATAATTGTAGTTATAGCGATATTTTTATTGTAATTTTTAATATCCTGCAGTGTCCTTAAGTATAAGGATGATCTTGATAATAAGACTTTAACAGGTTTAATGGTCATTTCTGGTAATAACAAATAAAATAAATTAAGGGGTATGTTAAAACTGTTCTATGAGTGGTCTTTCTTGGTTTTGGAATAGTAATTATTGAATTTCAGTCAGGTTATAGTGTTGTGATTATTAAAATATATCCAAAAAAAAGAGGCTGTCTTTGTAGCCAGCCTCTTTAAGAAATAATTTAAGGTATTTGATATTATTTAACTTGAGCTTCGCCAAATTCAATAGATATCTCTGTTAAGGTGGTTCCGCCATTAGTGGTAAGGACATCACCGATTTTAATCATACCGTACTCTATAACATCTACATCTCTGGTTATTTTATAAATATATAAATCACCCTTTGCGGTAGCGCTAACTTCTGTAACTTTAGTTCCTGCATCGTATAATCTTTTTGCTACTAGTAAATCTTTTTCAGAATAAAGTTTATCTACAGTATTATAGTAATCGCTTTCACCAGATAAATCTCCCACTTTTACAAAATCAATAGCAGTTGCACCTTCTTTTTCAAATCCAGTTGGACTTTTAAATTTAATTTCAGCAGCATCCGTATTCAAGTCTGTATAAAAAGTAGCAGTATCTAAATTCAGTTTGTTTTTAGTAAGGTCTGAGCTTAATACTACTTTATTGCTAGTTTCAAAAGTTTGGCTTATTATAGGCATGTATGTTTCAAGTGAATCTGTTAAAGTTCCACTTATAGCTATAAATCTATAGTAAAGGGTGTCTTTAACTTTTAAGTTATATCCATAAGAAGCATTTGTGAAATTAGTAAAGATAATCTCGTCACCATCTACATTTAAAGCCGATCCAAGTGGGGTGGTAGGAGCATATATACCTTCTTTACCCTTTTTCCATTCTAAAGAGATGTTATCTATTATTGCAGATTTTGTAGATGCTCCAAATATTAAAGTATCTGCTACTGCCGTATTGTAGATAATGGCATCTAAACCTTTTTCTAAAGAAAGTGCTTTAATTATTTTTACGTTAAAGTCTTTTGAATAAGGTTTACCATTAGAAAGCGTTGCAACAACATTAAAATCTATTCCGTCTTCTTCATTACCAATTAAAGTGCCTAAAAGTGAAGAGTTGAAGGTCGCTATGTCTCCAGTAATGATAGCGTCAACAGTTGTTGCTCCTTGTGTTACCGTCATACCTGTTACAGTAACATCGTCTGCTGTAATGATTGATAATTCCATAGTATGGTTTTCATCTAGATTACTTAAGCTAGACGTGTTCAATACTATATTTGCACCTAAATTTGCGTAGTCAATTTCTCCCTCATCATTGGTGCAAGAAAGAATTACAGATAGGGATAATATAAAAAATATTTTGAGTTTTTTCATAATTTGTATTTTTGTGCCTGTTCTTAATTAAAGTTTATCAAAAAATAGTTTTGTTTCTAATTCGTCTCCGCCTATACTTGCGCTTGCAGCAGCTAAATTAGTTCCATTTAATGAAAGTTCAACCGTTGGATATGTAAATCTGTAAGGAGGCTGGTTGTTAGTTGTTTCTGCATCAGCTGGAGCTATTAATATTGGGAAGTCTAAACGTCTCCATTCAGTCCAAGATTCAAAACCTCTATTATATAGCGCTAACCATTTTTGAGTACCTATTTTTTGTTTATAATTACCAGCTGCACTGCTATAACCTACGCTTCCTTGGCCTAGATAAGTACTAGCTTCAGCATCCGTTCCTCCCCAATATTTAATAGAAGCTGTAACAGCATTATTGTAATGTGTTCCTGCAGTTCCTGTAATAAAATTTCTTTCAACAGCTTCTGCTAATAAAAATTCAACTTCAAAATAAGTCATTAATGGAGCTTCTAATGTTGGGTCTTTTCCAATTTTATCAGACACGTGTGAGTATTGACTAAAAGAGTTTAGTTCTCCATAAACACCACCTTTGTAAACACCGTTATAGAGTGTGAAATAATCATCTCTACGCGGATCGTTTAATGTTGTCATCATATCTACAATAGTATTTGTAGGAACATAATCATCACGACCCGATAATACTAATGCGGCATAAATAGGATTTGTATATGGTGCAGCAGATTCAAAAGCTATTTTCATATCATCATCAGCAGAAGTGAAAACACCTGCAGTTACGGCCTCACTAACAACTGTTTTTGCTTTAACAGCATCAGAATCGGCTATTAACATGCCCATTTGAAGTTTTAAAGAGTTCGCGAATTTTAACCATTTTTCAATATCTCCATTATAAACAATATCTTCTGATGTTGAAAAACCAACTTCATCAGTTATAAATTTAGAGATTACATTTTCATCTAATCTATCTAGTAAATCATTAAAAACCGTTTCTTGTTTATCAAAAACTGGATTTAAAATATCGATGTCTAATGCTTCTGTGTATGGAATATCTCCAAATGACGTTACTAAAACATAGTACGTATAAATCTCATAAAGTTCTATAGTAGCTATTTTATTTGTTTGCACATCTGGAAGACCTGAAACTAAGCTTTTAGATTCTTTAAAGTTTTTTAGAACATCGCGGTATAAAGTTTCCCAATGAAATTCATCAATATTCCTTGTTTTTAAATCATAATTTGCCTCATCGGTATATGTGGTTTCTGTCCAGTTTTGAACAATGAGACGAAAAATATTCTCATTTACACTGGTTTCTGTCATTTGATTAAACAACTTATACTGGGCGCTTGTAAAAAGAGATGCATCCGTTGTTACTGCGAAATCTTTTTTGTTTACGTTAAGCTCTTCTAAATCTTTAGTACAAGAAAGTGAGAC
The genomic region above belongs to Mariniflexile litorale and contains:
- a CDS encoding rhomboid family intramembrane serine protease: MNDQDHFKFSTGVIAYPIFFVLTIWLVFWVEVRFGFNFSKLGIYPQTLKGLRGVLLSPFIHGSVQHLYHNTIPLFVLSMALFYFYRRIAWKVLFFGILISGFLTWYIGRPSYHIGASGLIYVLVSFIFFKGVFAKHYRLIALSLLVIFMYGSMIWYVLPLEEGISWEGHLSGLVTGLLFALTFRKVIEKPERYVWEQTDYNEAEDPFLKHFDENGNFIENLNQEVEEEQPIVNYTFKENKK
- the rlmB gene encoding 23S rRNA (guanosine(2251)-2'-O)-methyltransferase RlmB, whose amino-acid sequence is MENQTQIFGIRAAIEAINAGETIDKVFLQKGLKGELFSELESLINRNSINISYVPVEKLNRLTNKNHQGVVAQISPIEFHDLETLVMSVMESGKTPLFLLLDQLSDVRNFGAIIRTAECTGVNGIVIQKKGGAPVNGDTIKTSAGAVFKIPICKVDHIKDAVFYMQSSGIKVIAATEKTDDTLYDVSFTEPCAIIMGSEDRGINPSILKVVDAKAKLPILGEIESLNVSVACGAFLYEVVRQRLS
- a CDS encoding SusD/RagB family nutrient-binding outer membrane lipoprotein, yielding MKNINKKIFNLSIILLLSITTNSCSDYLDVNTDPDSPSDSQITEDVILPGILAQLSYELAGGYPARAASLWTQQIASSGITRDISTLYIDDSDTNNTWQYTIYTGVLKDAANMVSKAEANENEQYIGIGKVVQAYTVAILADFWDEAPWSEAFNPAILKPKFDNQEALYTAIDQLLNEANTHLTNAINSGLIVKKDLLYNGSLTKWKKLANSLRARYALRLIYAKGNGQADLALSYLSDGFASNSDDAGFAFEDKEDANNPWAQWEDKWQIVYINKFMVDLLNSNSDPRLDAYALTQEDDLIVGAENGVTIQVNSKSSVSNVKAEGTLSGAGYFIKNTSKVDMMTYSELLFIAAEAHAFKSAFPTAQTFLRNAVKANLEKVVANGAIILTPTEITDFTNTLVLPVNLEDAQKMIIEQKYIANFLQIETYNDYRRTGYPVIPLPLVTFADQIPERFPYSTDPLLNNTDNVPDIDHETDKVWWDQK
- a CDS encoding SusC/RagA family TonB-linked outer membrane protein — encoded protein: MKTKFSGILTLLLAFVVQLTFAQEKTISGTVSDDSGLPLPGATVLVKGTSTGTSTDFDGKYLIRANQESTLVFSFVGYTTKEIKVDASNSINVQLSEDAAVLEEVVITALGISKDPSKLAYSVSKVDTEEVIKSNEADFVNALAGKTTGIQINSSSALAGGSSRILIRGVSSLNFDNSPLYVIDGVPVSNSESLFDARDSDQALFYGSAPGGTINIAPDQIKNISILKGAAASALYGSRAANGVIVIETHKGRNNTTPTVNFKTTTTLSTIIEPEYQKEYAQGIGGVFYTGEPGNQTSLSWGPKASENGIQTYNPYEFFNTGTTFDNSLSVQGGSDKSSYYASVGIYNQKGTVPTNSFDRYSFLLNSSHQITNKISIDSKISYTNTENDRPFEGNGRTSIMNNLSSTPISYNSLPATDEDGAQRAHTTSRNNSYYLLKNAGFLTTGNRFQPSLALSYKIKDWIQLKAISSLDFDLYDSKSYENAGLFGTYSSGRILETNRKSRDFNTDVILTIDKDFSEKITADYLVGYNLFDRKNSTLYSEGTSFIIPSFYDLSNATSLQTDELTLEKRSYSFYAQANLGYDNLLFLTLTGRNDWSSSLPSNKNSFFYYSGSLGLDLAKVFQVQGVLNRAMLRGSYSRVGNDAPEYATQTSYIKANPGDGQRGNINFPFQGVGSYVQSAIKGNPELTPEFTNEYEISLDLQLFKNRVGIEAGYYDRRSEDQIFEVPLASSTGFNSIYKNAGAIQNKGVELSLNLTPIQTEDFKWDLNLNYSKNESEVLELADGVESVRLAGFTNPGIFIRKGESYGVIWTTLYKRNDDGQLLLDDDGYVQVDNIGNAGTVTPDWTGGLSTSFEYKAFKLSAVMDMRVGGKMYNLDEYYKTYYGTSILTADREKDVIINGVIESTGAVNTIPVKKDFTYWSGYAGDEEFVQKTDYIKLRNVTFSYTVPTAFISKTGFKAVSISASGRNLWIKSHDSFTGSDPELSLYGSGNGQGITNFQIPSNKSYSLTLNLTF
- a CDS encoding SusD/RagB family nutrient-binding outer membrane lipoprotein, with the protein product MKKNIIIALLALVSLSCTKDLEELNVNKKDFAVTTDASLFTSAQYKLFNQMTETSVNENIFRLIVQNWTETTYTDEANYDLKTRNIDEFHWETLYRDVLKNFKESKSLVSGLPDVQTNKIATIELYEIYTYYVLVTSFGDIPYTEALDIDILNPVFDKQETVFNDLLDRLDENVISKFITDEVGFSTSEDIVYNGDIEKWLKFANSLKLQMGMLIADSDAVKAKTVVSEAVTAGVFTSADDDMKIAFESAAPYTNPIYAALVLSGRDDYVPTNTIVDMMTTLNDPRRDDYFTLYNGVYKGGVYGELNSFSQYSHVSDKIGKDPTLEAPLMTYFEVEFLLAEAVERNFITGTAGTHYNNAVTASIKYWGGTDAEASTYLGQGSVGYSSAAGNYKQKIGTQKWLALYNRGFESWTEWRRLDFPILIAPADAETTNNQPPYRFTYPTVELSLNGTNLAAASASIGGDELETKLFFDKL